From Triticum aestivum cultivar Chinese Spring chromosome 7B, IWGSC CS RefSeq v2.1, whole genome shotgun sequence:
aactatctggttcaactactaagcacttactataaataaataaagtagtacttactaaaaacaaagtagcacttactatattgtacttactaaaaataaactagtatttttctaactaactaatatttttctaactaattatattaccaaaaaaatctaaataaaatagtaattatatttttctaactagctagttcaattatagcacttactaacacaatctaaatatcaccaaaaaaatctattaataataatatcaccaaacatactatgaacaaattaatagaaaaaaaaatctattaacagaaaaaatctaacacaatatgaacaaattaactacaccaaaaaaatctattaacagaaaaaaatctaacacaatatgaacaaattaattacacaaaaaaaatctattaatagaaaaaaaatctaacacaatatgaacaaattaattacacaatctaaattaacgtactatgaactacatatctaaattactacacatctaatctaacaaaaaaaatctataaactacaaaaaaatcaagaaaaaaactAACAAAAATCATAAAACGTTGCtcacgacggcgacgacgacggcgaggtgcggcgcggggcggcgacggcgtcggggcggcgacggcgtcggggcggcgacatcggggcggcagggcggggcggggcggcgacgacgtcggggcggggcggggcagcgatggcgtcggggcggggtggggcggtgacagcgtcggggcggggcggcgacggcgtcggggcggggcggcaacggcgaggtggcggcaggcgacggtGCGCGGCGTCGGGAGATCGAGAGGAGGAGAAAAGATCGAAGTGGGGatgcggttctgaaattttccttatatagcaaagcctttagtcccggttggtggcaccaaccgggaccaatgacccccgttagtcccggttggtaccaccaaccgggaccaaaggtcacttttcagcagcccaaagggcgggaagcagagggctttggtcccggttggtgccgccaaccgggactaaagggtgggcactggtcccggttggagccacgaaccgggactaatggtcgtgtgctggcacggtgcggcacgaaagtttagtcccacctcgctagctgagagggacgcgcagtggtttataagccccactgccgcacccctctcgagctcctctccactgcaggcttacgggcctacttactaccgtgctgcctgatgggcctactgggccacctgcgggcctgaatcctggcccatggtgggtttctagttgtattcaggctgtgggggcccagtaggaggcacttttttctctttacttattgttgctatttttattttttcccagtttttttgttttgttttctgcattatttattttcttttgtttttttgctttattttttaattctttttcttttagttttagaacaattttaaattttatgttagtgccattagttctcaaatttgaaaatactttttttgtttttttgttttgtttcgtgctttatttattttattttgtttctacttacaacaaaatacttattgttgctatttttatttttttcccagattttttgttttgttttctgcattatttattttcttttgtttttttgctttattttttagttctttttgcttttaattttagaaaaattataaactttctgttagtgccattagttttcaaatttgaatactttttttgttttctttttgctttatttattttatttattttcctgtttttttgttttgttttctgcattatttattttcttttgttttctgcattaaagcatttcaaatgaactctgaaaaagttaaaaaatgaaagttggcatggtatcacgagAGCCGAACCATAAGACTAAAGAGGGGCATTTGTCCCGTTTGgatccaccaaccggtaccaatggacccgtctaattacTTATCTACGGTGGTTTCACTAGTGgggtttttttagtcccacctcgccaagcgagaggcactcacagctgtttataagccctgagcgcagagacgatgaagaagaggctcaatgctcacctgcacgttggttcgcttcaagccttgaggaatagggtagactgcacggaggtatgtgcagtgcagtttacactattccaaaaggcttgaagcgaattaactagcattgcgcctcttttttatttttaatgacttactACCACacataaataaatagaaaaaataaatatagcagaaaagaaaaaaaactatataaaaaactactcagaaataaatagaagaaaaaatagttgtgattaactttactaaaatcttttttatttttaatgacttattacaactcagaaaaaaatagaaaaaaataaatatagcagagaagaaaaaactatataaaaaactactcagaaatgagaaTAGAcgtgcttatagagaaaattcgacctaaattcataataaatttctactaacttcagagaaattcagtatgaatttaggtcaaatttcctgtataagggcatctattttcattttgagaggagctcaacaaggcagagagggaggggcttataaaccggtgtgagcccccttcggttggcgaggtgggactaaactctggccgcaacgaggaccaacactttagtcccggttagtggtatgaaccgggactaaagggaaacctttgatcccggttcgtggcaccaaccgggaccaatggtggtgggccaggagcaaggcacattggtcccggttcgtcccaccaaccgggaccaaaaagtccagacgaaccgggaccaatggcccacgtggctcggccggcccccggggctcacgaaccgggtccaatgcccccattggtcccggttctgaattgaaccgggactaatgggttaactcggcctggaccaatgcccccttttctactagtgaaggccactaacagtaaccgaggcaaaatttaatgatgttttctcgtagtagcaacttgtttaatacttgtatgcatgtagtcataatgacactatGCTACTTCCTTCTCAATTCTTTCTTGCATGCATGCAGGCGTATTAATGATCCCAATTAACAAGAAGAAAAGTTGGCTTGCAAAGTAGTTATTAAATTTTACATAGGTACCTGTactttgagtttgtggccttgtaaagggaatggagggagtatatagtatTACAAACAATATACAGTTAGAAGCTTCAAATGTTACACTTTCTAATGGTATCAATTCTTTGATTTACAATTCATATTACATTTGTAAAATGATGACCTAGGGTACGTGCAAGACCTATAAAACAAAAATGATGAAGTATATAGTGAGATATTAATTGAGATGGTGACGCTGTATTGTCCACTCCATCGAAGCAAGTTAGCATTGAATGGAGTGGGTAATACAGTAAAATACCGTCAAATGTGATGATACAACATAACATGCAGGAATTCCGTGACAACGATGGCATTCACTTGCAACCGCACGCTCTGTAATCATGTGTTAAACATCAGAGGACGATGATAATCTTTAAGATCGACAAGGCTAATGCTCGCTATGAGCATGTCGTGACCCAGCCGCGACTTTATTGAACGCCATATTCTCATGCGTCTAGAGACACCGCAAAAAAGGTTTAGCGATGCGATTTATGGGGACAACACGCTCACAAAAGCCTGCCACATGATGCTTACTTTCGTGGGTATATTCTTGACACTTTTTCTTGCTATCCCTACATGACCCTAGCATGAATTACAGAGATGAATAGTAGTAATAAATAACCATTAAACCCCATGACAAACATGGCTACAACGGTAGTCACCGGCATGCGACCAGTTAATTGGCCTTTTTCGTATTTTGTGTCAAAATTTGATCTAGATTTAATTGATAAAATATTAATGCATATCATCAAAaaatatatcgttggattcgtatttgagcatATTTTTCATGATACTATTTTTTATGACACACATTAACATTTTGTTAATTAAATTGATGAttaaaatttggcataaaatactaagagggccaataaaccaggatggatgTAGTACCAAACAAGGTCCAAAGTCTTGCGTTTCTCTAAATTCTTATGATAATTGGAAAAAGAATCTGATGCAACCTAtttgttactccctctgtaaatgaAATGAAAGACGTTTTGACATTTTGTTACAGAGGTAGTATTTTTTCGAACAGAGATTATACGTTGATTTGCTTCCAACGTTCGTCTAGATGCAGAATGTTTGTACTCGAGTAAAGTGTGAGCCTCCACATGCGATGCCCTTTTTTGACAGAGGAGTGTGTGCACAGTGCACATGCCTTTGTGGCCTAGCTTAAGCTTATAATCAGCTGGTCAGGTCAGGTCAGGTCAGGTCAGATCAAGCACCACCCGCCGGCCGATCGGCTCCGGTGAAACCACGACAAGTGGTACCAGTACTATAGCTCGGACCTCGGAGGTTCCCAACGGGTGTAGTCAGATACTCCCTATACGACGGCGCCGGACCAGCAGCACTAGGAGTAATCCTCTCTTCCCTCTACTATtacgtgccgtcgtagcgcggggaCGGCGATGATGGCGGGGAGGCGCACGCCGGCCGGCACGGACGCCAGGCGCGCAGAGGCGCGgcgagcgaagaagaagaggggggaaaacCCGCCACCTTTTGGCACTCACCGCGCCTTGCTTTCGCCAACTTTTCGCTAATCAAATCACCGTTCCCGACCCTcgtgctccctccctccctccccggcGCCTCGCCTTTTACCGCCCCCGTCGCAGCCCCCGACGCGAGGGGGGAGGCAAAAGAGAGCAGTTTGGCTGGGCTGGCTGACGCCTTTGATTATTCATTCCGGGCGGGGCGCCCGCTTTGGAATTGTTTCGCAGCTTTTTGGTTGCCCTGTCGGCATGGTGGCCGGCCTCCCTCGTGCGCGCGCGTGCGCCCGTGCGCGCGTTGGTTTGAGGACGCCGTGCGCGGGTTGTGCTCCTCTTGTAATAAACTGTGCGGATTACTGCGCGGCGTATTAGCAGGGAATTACATACATTATATTTACTCACTGCAAGCTGATCGCTGCCTGCTCTACTACGCTTTATCAACGGTCATCAGCGGGCGAACGTGCAAAACTCGGGCTGGCTTGCAAATGGGGGAGATTTTAGTGGATGGCTTGTGTTGATCCCTGTATCATTAGGATTCCTTGCAGCTTTAGTGCTTTACTAGCTCGTGTTGTTTAATGTCGTAGATGAGATAGTTTAATAGGATGGTGTGAGGTATTAGAGACTGACACGTACCACGTCAGGAGGCTCTTCATCCTCCCCGATCCAAAATGCCTCTCAAACCTCAAGGCAACGTCACACACTCTCTCTGTCTCTATCGCTCGCGGTACAAAATTCTCCAAACACGAGATTAAGTTTGTGTCAGAAATTATTGCCAAGGCATTTTAATTTGTACAGTCATACGCTAGTGAAGTTTAATCAAGAAGCAACCACGTACTCTCCACTAAACCCTTGAAAAAACAACGAAGCTTAGGCAAAAAAtgaagttctctctctctctctctctctctctctctctctctctctcttaaataAGAGCAATTTTAATCAAACCCACTTAATGCAAGGTAAGAGGAAGCATGTTAAAAACCCTCAATAAATAGTGAACATCTGCCCTTGtgtatcttttttttttgaaaagggggactccccggcctctgcatcagaacgatgcatacggccacaagGTTATAGTGCCATAATCTCTAAATGTCGATCAACTTAGAATCCGTCTACACTCTATGTATAGTGGATTCAAGTCCATTGGAAGTGACCGGTTTATCCGAGGCCCTTCACGTTGCAATCCCTATACACATATCAACCTGGAATTCATGGATCAATGTTTTGAGATTGTGACAGGTAATTTCAACAAAGGATATAGGTCGATTACATTAAAATACCCCTCGGATTCATATTAATAATTATCGCTGATTTAACACAGCTTTCTGCTAAACTAGCAACAATTAATATGGTTTGGAGGGGTAACATATTTTGCTAGCCAAATCACATAAAAGATAGATGCATTATTTATTGCAATGAATGTTCAAAACTTGTTGTCGGAATCTTGCAAAAGACCATGAGGTATTGAGGTTCAAACATTATATTTGTGTACGAGGAGTAATGCAAGTATTTCAATAATATGGTAATTCCCCCAGAATGTAGCAATGTGTCACCAAGATGATTCAGCTGGTTTTGATCAAGATCTTTAACTGAAATGGAGATCCTGTGACAGGTTGAATACATATTTATATGAAAACCAAACATTCGTAGTTTCTACACCTGCTTGTAGTACCTAATAGTTGTCATAAAACCCGAAATGTTTTAACAACATTCTACTTTTAATTGTGCagtgtcataaaatcttcatgcaaACACCCAAACCGATATCCTAGCTAGCTTGAGTACTATAAAATTAGGATGAACCTATACACTATAAAAAACATTGTCTCAACATCTAAAAAGGCTTTCTGTCAGAAGAGAATGATTTCTCACAATGCAATTATATTAGTAATAATGTTTATATTGTTAGAGATACGACACGTAATATGAACGACAAAGAAGGAGTCAACGCAAAGGAGAGACAAGATTTAACGTGGAAAACCCCTCCAACACGAAGGAGAAAAACTTCGGACATCAGCCAATGAAACTTCACTATATCAGGAGAGATTACAAATGCCGGAGATTTACAATGATTATCTTATCCCTTGCGGAGGCTTACAAAGGATATATATTATGGAGGTGACCTAGGTCGATATTAAACACCGTCGGGggagggggggcggggggggggggggggggggctgcggtCCCCGCACCCCCAGGCGTCATCTGCTAGAGGGGTGGCTGCGCCACGTAATCACCTATAGTTTGAAACCTATAACTTCCGCCCCTACATCACAAATCCACGCAAAACATGAGAAATCTAGAAGTCATTCAGGTGCAAGAATCACTGCAATGGCTGAACGGAAAGTGATGTTGTTGTAGATCATGAACCTCGTGTCCCCTTCTTGGAAATCGGAGGTTTTTCTTCTTCTTACCGTCACTCCGAGGACTGAATCTTACGTGCTGTTTGTGCTCTTGTTTTTCTGCCTTGTGTGTTTGTGAAGTTCTTGGATAGTAAAGTTGAAGTTTAGTTGTAGTTTAAAAAAACCGTTTAGCTGCAGTTTCTTTGGGATTTGCTTGTGGCTGGTTATCCCACTTGTTGTGCTTTGGAGCCATGCCGAAATTTAGTTGTAGTCTCTTTGTGTTGTTACTAGTGGGTGTCTCTACCAATGGTTGTGCACTATAAGGAAAAAACCGTTGCCATGTGTTCAGCCATAGAACCAGTGCAGTTTGTCGGCCACACAACTTATAGACGATGTACGCTGAGCGCAAACACTAAAACCATGGCAAAAGATTAGTTCTCGACGAATAAGCCTCCCGGTGACGGGCCTCCGCCCGCTTTGTCAGAAATTAGCCTTTATACTTTATATGAGTGTGGATCACAACATAACATATATCCCTTTTTTCATCAGGAATTAGTAAAATTATGGCCGGCTATTTTCCTTCACAACATTCTCTTTGTACTGCCTCCTTGATTTTCCGATGAAACCAAACTAAAATACACCTTTTCATCAACATAGGGATTACATCCACATGACTTCATTTTGTTGTCAGCGTATAATTAGAAAGTCAACTTAAATAGGAACAAGATAATGTGCCGACTAGAGAAAATATGCACGCATAAATTGTACATGGGGAGAGAAGATTAACCAACAATGGCATTGCATTCCTTTCCTACCAAGAGGTGTTATTTGATGACATATAGAAAAAAAGTTGTGCTTTAGGATGGCTTCTACGGAGAGGTGAACTTcccgcaaaaaataaaataaaaatagagagGTGAACTTGGAAGCTTCCAATAAAAATTTGGGTCTTTGCTTTCTTATATCGAACAATTTTATGTTCAAATGAATTATTACCATTTTTATCTCACTTTTTTTATTAATAATGTGAATTATATCGAACAATTTTATGTTCAAATGAATTATAAGTTTTTAATAATGTGAATTTTTAACTAGATTTTCATATTTCACACTCGccatttcccctccaccccttcttatATCTAGGAAGCAATTAAGACTTATTGCAGGCAATTGATTATTTCCATTTCACAACATTCTCTTTTTATCACCCCTCTAATATATCCTTGCCCGAAGTCACATACAACATACCTCTTATTATGCAGAGGGAGTATAATATATATACAAACAATGATATCTATGTTGGGAGAGAAGGATCAACCAACTTCAACAAAGattactacttcctccgtctaggtgaataagtcatcttaggttgtgcaccatgaccaaggaggaggggaaaacgagaggccttaatgtttatttgctagttAACAGCAtttcatgcaatgaactaaccactgcatgtcatgtttgatagtctcaagtcattaaaagcatgcacacccctcgtctcttattggttgatatgtgaataaacaagaaacgaggtagaagttaatgcaccgcgcctaagtgtttttggattatttgattttcgtaagatgacttacacgcctagacggagggagtagttaaacTTCAATAGCAATTGTTCTTTCATGCTAGATCTACACAAAAAAAGCTCTCTTTGAAACCCTAGCTACCATAAAGCCGTCATCCTCGCCGAGTgattcctttgatctccatcctaTGGCGATTGGTTTTGACATCAGGAGGCGGAGAAGACAATGGATCTTTGTGTTTGTGGGGAGTCTTGGTATATGTTTGTGATGTCCTCCTGTCATTCGTCTCGGCGACAAGAACGCATTGGAATAAGTATACCCAACCTCACCCACGTCATGGTGGTGCTGGTTATGACGTCGGCGCGGAGCACATGAggtttttttctctccaaaatccACCTGCACGATTATGGGGGAGAGTCATCGACCACAATGCTTCCGCCTCAGTTCTCGGTGGCATCAATGGCCTCGTCAATAGGATCCCATGACGAGTTTTTCCATCTACATGGGGTTGGTTCTTATAGTTCGTCCTTCTCCTTATCCCACGCGACGGTTCGTGCTTTAGATCATCTTCGTTCACATCTCATGTCACCGCCGGACAACTTCCTGACCATAGCTACAACGACTCCCTTACACCGACAACGCGGAGTGGGTGTGGCTTCGAGCTGAACTCACAGTGCGCCATCGGTTTGTGCAGGTCGGAGACATCGACTATTCCCTCTTCGATCTGTTTGTACATTTGTTTTTCATCAAGGATGTTCTTGTAAGGCTCAAAAATTCCATCCCCATTTTTCTGAAATTGTACTGCATTACACAATATTTTAGTCCTCCAATTTTCAGGAGTATACAATTTGAAGTTGCTTTTTGGTATTTCCTCAATCCCCATTTCAGCTCCCCCTTTCTCTGTCCTTCCCAGCGTGGGGCTGCGTGACCGTTCACTGTTGAACGCACACACATGATGTGTATAAATAATCCCCCGCACATAtgcccactccccctcccctcaTTGGCTCCCCCGCCTGCCTCCCCCCGATCGCCAAACTCCCCGACCCCGCCGCGCGGCCACCGCGCCCGCGCCATAAATCAAGCTAGCGCTGCTTCACTTGAACAACGCCGCACCTCACCGCCACCGCACACCTCCCCTGCCGCGCCGCCGTGACAGCGTAGGAAGGAAGAGCGAGCGAGCGTTTGTtggcgcagcggcggcggccggcACGGCAAGATGATCACGGGCACGGACTTCTACCACGTCATGACGGCGATGGTGCCGCTGTACGTGGCGATGATGCTCGCGTACGGCTCCGTCAAGTGGTGGCGCATCTTCACGCCGGACCAGTGCTCCGGGATCAACCGCTTCGTCGCGCTCTTCGCCGTGCCGCTGCTCTCCTTCCACTTCATCTCCACCAACAACCCCTACACCATGAACCTCCGCTTCATCGCCGCCGACACGCTGCAGAAGCTCATCGTGCTCGCGCTGCTCACGCTCTGGAGCCACCTCTCCCGCAACGGCTCCCTCGAGTGGACCATCACGCTCTTCTCCCTCTCCACGCTGCCCAACACCCTCGTCATGGGCATCCCGCTCCTCAAGGGCATGTACGGCGACGAGTCCGGCAGCCTCATGGTGCAGATCGTGGTGCTCCAGTGCATCATCTGGTACACGCTCATGCTCTTCATGTTCGAGTACCGCGGCGCCAGGATCCTCATCACCGAGCAGTTCCCCGACACCGCCGGCGCCATCGCCTCCATCGCCGTCGACCCGGACGTCATGTCGCTCGACGGCAGGAGGGACATGATCGAGACGGAGGCGGAGGTCAAGGAGGACGGCAAGATTCACGTCACCGTGCGCCGCTCCAACGCCTCCCGCTCCGACATATACTCGCGCCGCTCCATGGGGTTCTCCAGCACCACGCCGCGCCCCAGCAACCTCACCAACGCCGAGATCTACTCGCTGCAGTCGTCGCGGAACCCCACGCCCCGGGGCTCCAGCTTCAACCACACCGACTTCTACTCCATGGTGGGCCGCAGCTCCAACTTCGCCGCCGGGGACGCGTTCGGCCCGGTGGTGCGCACCGGCGCCACCCCGCGTCCGTCCAACTACGAGGAGGACAAGgccggcaacaacaacaacagcaagtacGGGCAGTACCCGGCGCCCAACCCCGCGATGGCGGCGCcgcagaagccggccaagaaggcgGCCAACGGGCAGGCCAAGGGCGAGGACGGCAAGGACCTGCACATGTTCGTGTGGAGCTCCAGCGCGTCGCCCGTGTCCGACGTGTTCGGCAACGGCACCGAGGCGTACAACGACGCCGCCGCCAAGGACGTCCGCgtggccgccgcctcgccgcgcaaAGGTTCCATTCCGTTCGACTGTCCTAGCCATTCTCGGCAAGTTAATAAGTGCCCGCGCTAATTAATCTGTTCTGTTATTGGTAACTGATCAATCAATCACAGCGGACGGCGTGGAGCGTGACGAGTTCAGCTTCGGGAACAAGGAGAGGGACGCGGAGGCCGGCGACGAGAAGGCCGCGGCGGAGCAGGGCACCGCGGGCCTGGTGGCGGCGCCCACGGTGATGCCGCCGACCAGCGTGATGACCCGCCTCATCCTCATCATGGTGTGGCGCAAGCTCATCCGCAACCCCAACACCTACTCCAGCCTCATCGGCCTCATCTGGTCCCTCGTCTGCTTCCGGTAATCACTCACTCACTCCGCCCCCAGCATCCGCCGGCGAGGTTAATGAACGCGTCCGTCAGTTACCGAGCAGTTAATTAACCAGTTACGCATGCATGCAGGTGGAACTTCGTCATGCCGGCGATCATCATGAAGTCCATCGCCATCCTGTCCGACGCCGGCCTCGGCATGGCCATGTTCAGCCTCGGTGCGCCCCTTTCTGCTCCTCCGCATGCATGCATACATGCCAGCCAACTGTGGTTCGATATCATTCATTCATATGCAGTAGAGTGGGGCTGACATTTGTGTGCATCTGGCGCATGCATGCAGGGCTGTTCATGGCGCTGCAGCCGCGGATCATCGCGTGCGGGAACAAGCGGGCGACGTTCGCCATGGCCGTGCGGTTCTTGACCGGCCCGGCCGTcatggccgccgcctccatcgccgtCGGCCTCCGCGGCACCCTCCTCCACATCGCCATCGTGCAGGTACGGCCAGAGACGACACCCGACCAACCAAACCAACCGAGCCGAGCACACACAGTACACAGCACAGGCTTGCACACTGACAAGAAGCGCCTTTCGATGAAAAAAGAAAGGGGAACACCGGTCAAGTGGCCGGCCGGCCGGGCACGCCGATACGACGCCATGAGCGCA
This genomic window contains:
- the LOC543130 gene encoding probable auxin efflux carrier component 1c codes for the protein MITGTDFYHVMTAMVPLYVAMMLAYGSVKWWRIFTPDQCSGINRFVALFAVPLLSFHFISTNNPYTMNLRFIAADTLQKLIVLALLTLWSHLSRNGSLEWTITLFSLSTLPNTLVMGIPLLKGMYGDESGSLMVQIVVLQCIIWYTLMLFMFEYRGARILITEQFPDTAGAIASIAVDPDVMSLDGRRDMIETEAEVKEDGKIHVTVRRSNASRSDIYSRRSMGFSSTTPRPSNLTNAEIYSLQSSRNPTPRGSSFNHTDFYSMVGRSSNFAAGDAFGPVVRTGATPRPSNYEEDKAGNNNNSKYGQYPAPNPAMAAPQKPAKKAANGQAKGEDGKDLHMFVWSSSASPVSDVFGNGTEAYNDAAAKDVRVAAASPRKADGVERDEFSFGNKERDAEAGDEKAAAEQGTAGLVAAPTVMPPTSVMTRLILIMVWRKLIRNPNTYSSLIGLIWSLVCFRWNFVMPAIIMKSIAILSDAGLGMAMFSLGLFMALQPRIIACGNKRATFAMAVRFLTGPAVMAAASIAVGLRGTLLHIAIVQAALPQGIVPFVFAKEYSVHPDILSTAVIFGMLIALPITLVYYILLGL